Part of the Pueribacillus theae genome, CAGCAGAGCGTGTAACGCAACTGAAGGAAGTCCGTCAAGCAAATGTCCTTACAACTGACAACAATGCATACGTAGCTGCTTTATTGGAAGATGGTCAAAAAAATGAATTGAGTGAAGATACCAAGAATAAAATTGCCCAAAGCGTAAAAGCAGTCGATCCAGATATCGATAATGTGAATGTTTCAACAAATCCTGATTTTGTCGACCGTGTGCAGGAATATGCCGATGCAGTCGAACGTGGTGAACCAATTGAAGGTTTGTTTGACCAATTAAATGAATCAATCGAAAGAATATTTCCAACGCAGGAATAACCATTGAGAAAAATAACCAAAGAATAATATACCCTTTGAACTCTGTTATCACAAAAAGAGAAGAAGGGTATATTTTTTTGTTCAGATTTACCTTGGTAACCGAACATTTTCTTCTTTGCCAACATAAAGTAAAATCGAAGTTACTTTGGAAGGCGGTATGATGAAGGTGTTTAATGAAGCCAACTATTTGGAGTCCCTAGCAGAATGGTGTGACAACCTAAATTCAAATTGGGAAAAGAGAAAAGACAGCTATACAGAATTTCTTGATCGTAAGACGATTGAAGAATGGGAAGAAAATTTTCAATCCTTTAAAAAGCAGTTAAATGAAAATGTTCGGGAACAATCGGTAGAAAAAATTTACAAACAGGCAAATGAGCTATATAAAAAGTGGGAAACATTGAATACTGAATCAGAAGCCTATCAGACAAAACGTCATGATGACCAACACGAACGCAAAATCGGCTTTTTCTCATTTACTCATGAAAACACTTCTGTTCCGCCCGGGAAGCACACACTTCCTCCTTTGCCCTATCCCTATAACGCACTTGAACCATATATTTCAGAAGAAATCATGAGACTTCACCATGACAAACATCATCAGAGCTATGTAGATGGATTAAATAAAGCAGAGAATGAAATGCAAAAAGCAAGAAAAACCGGGGATTTTAACCTGATTACACATTGGGAAAGAGAGGCAGCTTTTAACGGGGCAGGTCATTATTTGCATACAATTTTTTGGAATGTCATGAAACCTAACAGTGGAGGAAAACCGAAAGGTGAGCTTGCTAAGGCCATCGATGAATCATTTGGCAGTTTTGAAGCATTTAAAAAGCATTTTTCCGAAGCCGCTAAACAAGTTGAGGCTGTCGGATGGGCTTTGCTTGTCTGGTCTCCCCGATCTCATCGCTTGGAAATTCTCCAAGCTGAAAAGCATCAAAACTTAAGCCAATGGGATGTTGTGCCATTGCTTGTTTTAGATGTTTGGGAACACGCTTATTACTTACAATATAAAAATAAAAGAGCAGACTATGTGAAGAATTGGTGGCATATTGTCAATTGGTATGAAGTTGAGAAACGATTTAATGAGGCAAGCAAATTAAAATGGCAGCCATTTTAAGAAGGTGTCCTAAAAGCTAGGCTTTTGGGACACCTTCTTACATAGGTACATAGTTATTTAATGCTCTGAAGTGCTTCTTTCACTTCATCCGCTAAACAAACGTTAACCCCTATATTCTTCATTTCTTGAATCCCTTTGTCATAAACTTGTGACATAGCATTTGACACCATTACTACTCTAAAATCACGTTCACTTGCTTCATATATTGAAGTTCTTGGGCAATTGGGAAAATTACAACCAGTAAATATAAGCGTATCAATATTTTGGTCATTGAGAAACTCCTCTAGTTTTGTCTTGTAGAAGGCTCCCCAACGTGGTTTATACATGATCCATTCATTTTTTCCTATAGATTGAAAATCATTTTGAAGGAGAATTTTCGCATCCAATGTACTGTACGGAGACGGGCGGATGCTTGCTACCAATTCTGCACCTTCTGTGTATGGAACGGCTATTTTAGATCCATTCTCAATGGCTTCTTTCCGACAAGAATCTGCGTTAGAACCATCTTCTTTATAAAGTCGAATAACGTGAAGGATTGGCAGTCCCTTTTCT contains:
- a CDS encoding YhcN/YlaJ family sporulation lipoprotein, whose product is MVNVFRFCLTTMILSIVLIGCAGQNDNQQGMDNLPNNVNYNDDNGNGVGNDRNQNNGNNGNDDGNIGDNNGGRSRMEIADEAAERVTQLKEVRQANVLTTDNNAYVAALLEDGQKNELSEDTKNKIAQSVKAVDPDIDNVNVSTNPDFVDRVQEYADAVERGEPIEGLFDQLNESIERIFPTQE
- a CDS encoding superoxide dismutase, yielding MMKVFNEANYLESLAEWCDNLNSNWEKRKDSYTEFLDRKTIEEWEENFQSFKKQLNENVREQSVEKIYKQANELYKKWETLNTESEAYQTKRHDDQHERKIGFFSFTHENTSVPPGKHTLPPLPYPYNALEPYISEEIMRLHHDKHHQSYVDGLNKAENEMQKARKTGDFNLITHWEREAAFNGAGHYLHTIFWNVMKPNSGGKPKGELAKAIDESFGSFEAFKKHFSEAAKQVEAVGWALLVWSPRSHRLEILQAEKHQNLSQWDVVPLLVLDVWEHAYYLQYKNKRADYVKNWWHIVNWYEVEKRFNEASKLKWQPF
- a CDS encoding cysteine hydrolase family protein, coding for MSIYTKPHWKQSILITIDTQNDFTLPNAPAEIKGTIDVIPNMIKLLRLYREKGLPILHVIRLYKEDGSNADSCRKEAIENGSKIAVPYTEGAELVASIRPSPYSTLDAKILLQNDFQSIGKNEWIMYKPRWGAFYKTKLEEFLNDQNIDTLIFTGCNFPNCPRTSIYEASERDFRVVMVSNAMSQVYDKGIQEMKNIGVNVCLADEVKEALQSIK